The genomic interval TCTGGCGCCAGCGAAGCAACACGAAGAAGCCCGGCTGATGCCGGGCTTCTTTTTGGGTCTTCTCCCCCCGACGGCGGGGATCGGAAGGTGGCTCGTGCGGCGCTGCCGCGCGACTTGACGAACGTCCAGCGTATCGCGGGGGACTGACCCGGTCCTCGAAGACGACATGGAATGACCGGATGCGGAGCAGCTCGAGGTCGACGCGGCGCAATCGCCGTACGGACAGACACTCACCGATGTGAATGCGCGAAAGAAGAATTTCCCTTGTCGGCCGGTAACTTGGCGCATACACTTCAGGCCAATTCGACTCCTGGGACCCTTGCCCATGCGCGCCATCGTATTGACGACCCTGTTGGCCCTTCCGCTCGCCGGCCAGGCGGCAGATTGTGCCGATCTCGATACCCGCGCTGCGCGCCCGCTGCAGGCTGCCGCGCTGATGCCGCTGTCCCCGGAACTGGCTGCGCCCAGCTATCGGCTCGGCACCACCGCCGTGCTCTCGCGCGCCTACGATGATGCGCAGTCGGTCGACCAGGTGCTGCTGCGCATGGAGATTGAGCGCTGCCAGAACGTCGCGATGGCCGCCGCAGCGGCCGGTGTGGTGGAGCCCGGCGATCCGGCCGCCTACGTCAAGCAGACCGAGTTCGACAACACCCCGTACCGATTCAACATGACCCAGAGCGGCAAGCGCATGACGGCCGACGACTTCGACGCCTGGCTCAAGGCCAATGGCTACAGCGTCGGGCGTCGCGTCGATCCCAACGCCCCGGTGGAAGCGGCCGCGGCACCGGCGACGCCGACCGAATGACCGACCGTCCCCGACGCGTCGATGATGACGGCCCGCGCAAGCGGGCCGTTCGTCCGTCCGGGGGCGAGGGAGGGAGCCGCGCCAGTCGAACGCCACGCGCGCAGACGGCGCCGCGCTATGGCGTGGCGCGCATCCTGTCCAAACGCGGGCTGTGCTCGCGCAGCGAAGCCGAGCGCTGGGTGCGCGAGGGGCGTGTGCGTGTGGGCGGTCGCGTGATCCGCGATCCCGAACACCCGGTCGCGCTCGACGAAGCACGCATCGTGGTCGATGGCGTGACCATGGCGGCGACGGCGCATCGCTATCTGATGCTCAACAAGCCGCGGGGCCTGGTGACGACCGCCCACGACGAGCACGGGCGCGACACCGTCTACCGGTGTTTCGACGGTGCGGGGCTGGGATGGATCGCGCCGGTCGGCCGGCTCGACAAGGCCAGCGAGGGCCTGTTGCTGTTCACCAGCGACCCGGCATGGGCAGCGGCGATCGCCGACCCCGAGCGCGGCCCCAGCAAGACCTATCACGTACAGATCGATACGCGGCCCGACGCCGCGCTGCTCGCGGGCCTGCATGCCGGCATCGAGGACGCCGGCCAGCATCTGCGTGCCGCGTCCGCGCGGGTGCTTCGCGAGGGCGGGCGCAACGCGTGGCTGGAGATCGTGCTCGACGAAGGCCGCAACCGGCAGATCCGCCGGCTGCTGGGCGCGCACGAGGTCGGCGTGCTGCGGCTGGTGCGTGTGGCGATCGGGCGCGTGGGCCTGGGCGAACTGGCCAAGGGCGCGTGGCGCGAACTGGCCCCCCACGAAGTCGAACGTCTGGCGCCGCGCTCGGCGCCGGCGACCGCCAAGCCGGCCTAG from Luteimonas sp. S4-F44 carries:
- a CDS encoding pseudouridine synthase; translated protein: MARILSKRGLCSRSEAERWVREGRVRVGGRVIRDPEHPVALDEARIVVDGVTMAATAHRYLMLNKPRGLVTTAHDEHGRDTVYRCFDGAGLGWIAPVGRLDKASEGLLLFTSDPAWAAAIADPERGPSKTYHVQIDTRPDAALLAGLHAGIEDAGQHLRAASARVLREGGRNAWLEIVLDEGRNRQIRRLLGAHEVGVLRLVRVAIGRVGLGELAKGAWRELAPHEVERLAPRSAPATAKPA